CGCCTtaaaagaatccctccaaggaaAATTAGCACAAGGAAAGACGatgcaagaaaccctaaaaccctGAGAGCCCTAAACGGCTAAAACCCTTCAACAGTCACCTAAACCTCATTAATCCGATGGACAATTATGTTAGTATATAAATTATATGCATTATTTTGGCAATACTTAAATAATTACATGAATAATTATGTAAAATACTCAGAATTAGATTAATGTGTGGGACCGATTAATATAAAACAGATTAGCAAATTTTAAATTGCCAATCCGCCGGTGGGCTCGTTTGTTATCGGTCTAATGGtccaattttgatttttttcaattttttgttggGACAGGGCGGAAATTGTTCTGCCTCTTCGTTCTTTCTCCCTTGGCCTTTTAGGCCTGGACAGTTCACTCAATCCATGAAGTAATTATATaaggggataatttcagaaacctcccctgaggtttctattAATTACAGATAGCTCCCCTCAAATATTCAAAATTACATTTACTACCCTTACTGTTACTATTTAGGTAACCATGTAGGCCCAATAACCTAGATTCTTTTTCAATAATTCTAAACTACCCTTCTATTaaaattgtgaaaacaaaaaggaaaaataatttaGTCATCACCTTTCACCTATACATTTTTGCAACCAATCAAACATTCTTAACTCAATCCCTCTCAAGTCTCAACAGTATGATAGAGTCTCAAATTCACTCCAACTCAGTTCCCAAAATTTGGGCAGTCACAAAATCCCCAACCTTTATTCAAATGCTTTCAGTGCAAATCAATTACAACAGTCACCTTAAATACCCAAATGTTTCTACAATTCATCTATTTCATTCCTTGCCCAAAATCAACCAATCTCAAATTCCAAACTGCGATCTCATTGGCTGTCATCTTGCCAAACATAAAACAATATCCTAGCCTACAACCACCAATACCAAAGAGCAATGCTTTTACATAGCAAAGCATATAATTTAGTAATACTCCGTCAACATCTAGGGATCTAGACCAACTTCGATATCCATAGCAAACTGTTATCAACTATTGCAAATCATTTAAAGAAATCCAAATGCAACGGTTAATATACAAGAAAATTTATCTTTATGGAAGGCAAAATTGTATGCCCCTCATCTAGACCTCTTCCCCTTCCAACCAtcagtttctttttttcttttaaatctatCACTAGTATCCTCTTCATCGCTATCTATTTCGACAATAAAATCTACTCATCTCAATTTATTATTTGGCAATTTCAAGTCATTAGCATCAACAAAGCATAAGAAAAGTTGAAAAATCAAAAGGTTCTAATTACTGAGAATAAGAGAGACGGACATAGCTTTGCTGTCATTATGGTTGATGGGAGCAGGTTATGGGAAAAACGAGAAAAGAGATAGGACTTAAGAGGAATGAGAGAAACAGGGAACTATAAGTAGTTGGTGAATCTGTGGCAAGATGGGTAgtactgaaatttttttttccatttcacTATTTTGTTTCATCGCATGGTATAGATTATCTATTTAATCAAGGACATTGTTGTCATTTCACTGCATCAAGGGTGGTTGGTGTAATTTTCTAAACCTGAGGGGAGCTGTGTGAAAATGCAGGTAACCTCagggaaggtttctgaaattatcccttatatAAGACAGcaaattcttttatttgttattttatcCATACACTATtccttttttgtatattttatcgtgcaaacatatatacattcaTATTTATTCTCTTCaaaaattttgacattttattttatttttacaaaagtAATTAACACTAGAACACCCCAGTTGAATTCGCATTTAATAAATTCATAATTAATACAACATGAAATTATTTGAGCATTTAAAGTTTGTACACCATACTTTGATGATTATATGATTATATAGCATAATTATGACAGATAACTAAGGGGTGAGCTACAAGCTAACCAGATTTCTCCCTCTCAGAATTATGTGTGGacataaaaatttaaactagaaaattaaaaatgaattttttataaaTGGTTTTTACCCTCTGGTTACAAACATGCAGTTTTATTATCTAAGTGCACATAACTACAATTATAGCCTCCTTGATTTTTGACACTTAAGATAATTTCATTTGTCTTATAAAAGGGTCAGTTGAAGTTTGCATATGTTACACGGTAATTCAACTCTTATCCTCTTATATATTCACCAACCGAATAATTAAGGACTAATTCTGTTGTCTAACTCAATCAATTGATTTATTCACAATAAATCTTATCCTCTAACTCTAACAACTCTTACCCTCTAACTTTGACAATAGAAGAATAATatcaataataatatattaatcaTACGccataataatatttttcaaacTTCCACTCTTCTCAACTAACCACGATGATATCACTCCTATTTATAAActagaaattttctaataaaatattaatttctaaacaataaaactagCAGTCCAacaaaactactaaaaatttgACTCGACTAAAACACTACtaaataacatatatatatatatatatatatatatatatatatatatatatatatatatatatatatatatagaaatttCTACTTTTTGGATTTGATATAATATGCCAACACTTCTACTTTCAATGGGAATTaatgtatttcttttttttcttaccCCATTTTCATATTAAAAAAAGATTGTCTTTTAGAGACAGTGTAATATAGAATAATCAATTAAGATtggattttattttaaaagattaAAGTTTGCAAATCCACTCAAATCACTTTACCCTTTACTTTGTCATTTCTGTTCCCTTCTTTCTTACGCGCGTACACAGGCAGGCAATCAGACGCCAACGCAACACACAGCCCGGAACTAAGCGCGTAATTGAGGCCTTGTAACTTGGTTAGTAGTACTTGCCAGTAGCATAAAAAACAGAAAACTCCATTATGGATCAGGCTTTTGCTTCCAAAGATAGAACTGCTTCTTTACAACATCTAGTAAACGGAGAAAAAGACAAGCATATGTTTGTCTCAGGTGTTCTTATAGTTCTGGCACCTTAAAAAGATGTGACTGTATATATACTCATAATGAAAGCAAAGACATGCATTTGACTTTGTGGTTCTATGATAGGTCACTTTAGTTGGTTGACAAGGCACGTTTAATCTAATGCTTTCTTGTTGCGAAATATTCCCTCTTCAGCACAATCCATGATGAGGTTAAAAGTAGATAACATTACGTCAACcatcaaaagagatttaaaattcttttttgggTGTAGATTAAGAGATTTAACTTGTATTTTTATCGAAAATATCTTTAAATTTCACCGACGGGTGTAGAGGTACTCGTCTAGTTCGACAGCGGTTCAGTTTCCTTTGAATTCTTTATTGATCCATTTGGATCTATCCTTCTCCTTAATATAAAGTAAAAATAGGTGTAAAGTAGAATCTATCGtgttaattgaaaaaaaaaaaaaaggaaaacattaCGTCATCTGCTGGAATATTAGAGTGCAGTTCACAATTTGCATGGATTCTCCTTTACGTGTATATTTAGTCTTTTTCAATAGATAAAGTAcgatgtatatacatatattgtTACTTATTAAGATGAGGAAAATAAATACACTAGCAAGAAAAGGCCTGATTAATTAGATTAGACCTGAATACACAATTAAGACATCCGGAGATAGATATGCCAAAAAATAAGTCCACACGAAGTTGAGCACTTGTCTAGCATCGACACAGCATATAATAGCTAGACAATGACAGGAGGCTAGAATCTCTTGAAAGCTGAGCAATGTAGTATTGTAGGGGCCGGGGAAAAGCATTCTGTTTTAAAAACTGAATGTTGTACCCAGCATATATTCAACATTCCAATCAAGTCAAAATGATGGGATCTAAATATGCTTTAAAAACTGAATTCTTAGCTTAATTCGAACCATGTTTCCTGATCTGGCAGTGGTCTTAAGAGCATAttagtttcctttttcttaaTAGCTTGTCTTTTGGGCAAAGTGCCATGGCTCGTGATTTGTGAAGATGGCACAAAGCTACTCTATCAGAAGCCTGGAAAGGAAGAAATGAATGAAAGGTTGGAACTGACTCGAATACGTGCCCTTAAAAGCGGAGCATCAGGTTCTTATCTACATCAAATTATTTCGCGTTGTTTGGGACTAGATGCTTAAAGGAATCAATCAAGTATTGCTCCAAACAAGACCACCTTCCTGCTCGAACTAGTCGATCAGCAGCAGGATTCTTGAATCTAATTTCAGATTCTTGCAAATTTTTGCCGCTATTTTATTGCTCTAATGGTGGTCCATGGCATTTGCCTTCTTTGAATTATTCTGGCTTCCATTGCAATGCTGCTGATAGACACTATGAACAGTTACTTGGACCCCATGGATTGTCATCCTTTAACTGACGCGTTATATGTTTGAAAGATTAACAGGAAAACGAAGGGATTTCATTAGTTTCATGTAATAATTAACCGTACAATGTTGTTAGCTAGGAACCCTTCTCTCAGAAATTAACTACGGAACAATGCTAATGAAATTTTGGTCGTCTACCAGGAACCTACAATTTATTGGacgagaaaagaagaaagactaGAGAGAaaattgatgtgtttgaggagGGTCACTGTTGCCGATCATAGTGAGATAACTCCTAATTATACAAGTACTTAATTCTCTTCCTTGATTCACTGCCTTAGACGGCGTTCCTGAAAAGTAAAAGAATGATATGCTTAGGAATGTGGGTTCTTAAACTAAATTTAAAGGGAAAACATCAAAGACAAGTACTTCCAGTTGATTGATGAATAGCAGATGACGACTCACAGAAATCCCTAAGCATTTTGCATTTATGGCATTCCGTCCTGCTAGCATAGTTGTGCTCACCGCATCCATATCTGGTGAAAGAAGGATTGCTTACATTAGATAAAACAGTCACATGAAATGATGACGTCCAATGCCTGCTTAACTTcttgttctccattaatcaaACACAAGAGGCAGTAAAATTTAATCTAATCAGAGAAATATAGAGAAGCTTGATTTATCTGAAATGGGATTAATTCAAAATCATGAGTTCTTTCACTTTCTTCGcgaaaaagagaaggaaagaaaagatgaaATTAATATGACCAACCTGGTGCAAATCCAGTCACCAGTTTTCCAACCAGGAAGGGCACTGGAATCATATAGGTAACCTCCAGGTGCCATCATGCCAACCCCGTACCCACAGTTATCACTCTTCATTGCACCGCATCTATAGCAGCTTGTTCGGCTTGCGTAATTATGAGCCCCACAGTTCATTGCAGTGCAATACCAATCTCCAGGCAAGACTTCTGTTTTGTGTATCCTATAAGAGGAGATATCCTCAGGCGATGCATACTTGGGACATCCACATTTTTGACATGCATCACGCCTCTTGAAGTTTGAGTACTGGCAAGCAGCACACAACCAATCTCCTTCCCTACTCATGATTTGTCCTTCACTCACTAtctgaaataataaaaaacaaaaagtgtTAACTACACAAGCAGGATCAAAATAGATATTTCTGAAATGCGTCTTTGTGGATGGCCTATTTCATGATGCAAACCGGCACTGTTTGTGTCAATTAAATACTAATATCACCTTGCTAAGTGCACTAGCTTAAAAGGCCTagtagaaaaaaaatgcaggcGAAAGAAACTCTACTAAATGGAACCATGGCCTGCCCAAAATTGAATACGAGGCTATACATGTTGTTTACATGCAACACTGAATCCCATAACTTGGATGTGCAAATCATTATTCTGAGTAGGAAGATCGAAAACATATATCTTGGCCCTAGAATGACCTAATTGAGCTAATGCAGAAGAAAGCGCAGCAATCAATATGGGCTCACCTCAAAAGAAACACTGAAGAAGGGAAGGAACGATAACACAGCACTTGGTGACTTGTAAGCACTGGTTGTTTGTTGCTGGAGTTGGttggtgatttttggaagaaTGGATTGAGTTGGTTTATATAGTTGTTGAGGCTGCTCGAGAGTGGGGCCGGGCCCTTAgatttcttttttactttttttttaaacatgttATTTATTTGTTTCTGCAGATGGTTTCCTTCTGGTTAGATTCCAAAAGTATAAATGATTAGATAAGTCTTTTACTAGTATTTCTTGCCGTCTTTTGGATTGTGGAGGCATGGGGAGGTGGGCTTGCTAAGTTCTGAACTAACTAGTGCATGCACAGAAGCACATTTTTCTTACACAGTGAGTCCCATAATGCCCCTCTTTCCATGATTCTCAACGCGaattttgtatttaaaaaatgTTTCGAAAATTTATTCtctattctctcatccatttctgGTGAAGTCTCGTAAGAGATGATGTTATATGGAAAAGTTAAGTGCACAGATATTTTACCTCACCTAGAATGCCAAAGTCACCTGCGTCTGGAATCAACGTCCTTTTCATGAATAGATGAATGATATAATAGCATAATATAATCGCTCTATACATTGGGCAAGTTTCTATTTAAACGATTAGAAAAATGCCTGAAAACAAAACATCTGTTCATATGCAATATCAGATTGAAGTTCTGGATCCTGTTTGAATCCTAATTCCTACTGGTGGTTGATGCCTTGATGGTTTTCAAAGATTTTCATGCAGCCTGGATCCTTACTTTCCCCACTTACGTAGCAAGTTTACTTGGATGCATACGCCTTAAGCTTACTTGGCTTTCCACGTAACATCAAATGGACCTTCCTTTTGAGCAGGCTTCATTTGGTTCCGGCATACATAGTTCAggtttaaatgcagaaaatcTCTGTAGGGTAACTTTCCATATGGGAATAAATTCCTTATAATGCACCTGTCTCGCCAAATTCTATTCTTCCTTGTTTTTGATTCCTTCTTTACTGCAATAATTCAAAAGCCATTTGAAGATGCACATCCAGCTGCCATTCTTTGCGTCCCCTACTAATAAAGTTTTGTTGCCAAGGAGGCACTCCCGATATCTACCATTTACTCACTATATCCTAAATATGGGCCTCGCTCTTCACCTGCAAACATAACCGGCCACAGAACTTTTCTGCATGCCTAGGGTGCTTTGTTTGCATGCACATACACATTTTTGTTCCGGTATTATACTTTTTAATTTCTGTAATTTTGTTGCATTCATAAATTTTAATTAATAGCGTA
The Coffea arabica cultivar ET-39 chromosome 6c, Coffea Arabica ET-39 HiFi, whole genome shotgun sequence genome window above contains:
- the LOC113694290 gene encoding uncharacterized protein, which codes for MSREGDWLCAACQYSNFKRRDACQKCGCPKYASPEDISSYRIHKTEVLPGDWYCTAMNCGAHNYASRTSCYRCGAMKSDNCGYGVGMMAPGGYLYDSSALPGWKTGDWICTRYGCGEHNYASRTECHKCKMLRDF